The Castellaniella sp. genome includes a window with the following:
- a CDS encoding methyl-accepting chemotaxis protein: MKTLFHRFTLRQQLMLIVACIVIAGFAITLTVFTRKAAHFQLDSATRYGTELARSEGMDATEQMRQAVETARTLTVALDVLGAAGAAGRAQAVALVRQVLQQQTAYLSVRVAWESNAFGGHGAQPVGAASQDTDQPYQIRLDRQPDGSIVQAAADRVGQLDAGLSPQKTGDMTVSDPTMRTEDGRTVLVATISAPIFRQGVWVGAVDIDIDLASLQQVVSQLQPFETGYASLLSNQGYFAGDRDSSLLGVRLSEDLGLSPADLEAALSTIAEGGTLATRLYDPLLKTEATVIQVPVYFPGVTAPWAFAVTLPNDQVLKDVRSLQWLSAGLGLLSVILTVLCLSGAIGRLVLRPLGGEPAEANRLVMHVAQGDLTHTVQVQSQDDFSLMYHLRTMQSSLIDMIARVRTGARNVATASGQINSGNLNLSARTEQQASSLAETAATMEEFTATVRQNADNARQANTLANNAAQIASNGGVIVAELVGTMGEINGKAQQVVDIISVIDSIAFQTNILALNAAVEAARAGEQGRGFAVVASEVRALAQRSASAAKEIKLLIEASVASSHKGNEQADHAGATMQEIVAAIHQVTNIVGEISAASREQASGIEEINTAIMQMDGVTRQNASLVEHSATAAASLQTQADTLLQLVSSFQLHDDQTLPIDGAARLAYQRG; this comes from the coding sequence ATGAAAACCCTGTTTCATCGATTCACGTTGCGTCAGCAACTCATGCTGATTGTCGCCTGCATCGTGATTGCTGGTTTTGCAATCACGCTGACAGTCTTTACCCGTAAGGCCGCCCATTTCCAGCTTGATAGCGCCACGCGCTATGGCACAGAGTTAGCCCGCAGCGAAGGGATGGACGCCACAGAGCAGATGCGTCAGGCGGTGGAAACCGCCCGCACGCTGACAGTCGCTCTGGATGTCCTCGGCGCAGCCGGTGCGGCAGGTCGTGCCCAGGCCGTCGCCCTGGTGCGACAAGTGCTGCAACAGCAGACAGCCTATCTGAGCGTGCGGGTGGCCTGGGAATCCAATGCCTTTGGCGGGCATGGGGCTCAGCCCGTGGGCGCAGCATCGCAGGATACAGACCAGCCCTATCAGATACGCCTGGATCGCCAGCCTGACGGCAGCATTGTCCAGGCGGCTGCGGATCGCGTTGGCCAGTTGGACGCTGGCTTGAGTCCGCAGAAGACTGGCGACATGACCGTCAGTGACCCAACCATGCGCACTGAAGATGGCCGCACCGTACTGGTGGCCACAATTTCCGCGCCAATTTTCAGGCAGGGGGTTTGGGTGGGGGCGGTCGACATCGACATTGATCTGGCCAGTCTGCAGCAGGTCGTCAGTCAACTGCAGCCTTTTGAAACCGGCTATGCCAGCCTGCTGTCCAATCAGGGGTATTTTGCGGGTGACCGTGATAGCAGCCTGTTGGGCGTGCGTCTTAGCGAAGACCTGGGCCTTAGCCCAGCGGATCTTGAGGCAGCCCTGAGCACCATCGCCGAGGGAGGCACCCTGGCCACACGCTTGTATGACCCCTTGCTCAAAACCGAGGCCACGGTGATTCAGGTGCCCGTTTATTTTCCGGGTGTGACAGCGCCCTGGGCGTTTGCCGTGACCTTGCCGAATGACCAGGTTTTGAAGGATGTACGTAGCCTGCAGTGGCTTTCAGCGGGTTTGGGCCTGCTGAGCGTCATCTTGACGGTACTTTGCCTGAGCGGGGCGATTGGCCGCCTGGTGCTGCGTCCCCTGGGGGGCGAACCAGCCGAGGCCAATCGTCTGGTCATGCATGTGGCCCAGGGGGATTTGACGCACACGGTCCAGGTGCAGAGCCAGGATGATTTCAGTCTGATGTATCACCTGCGCACCATGCAGTCCAGCCTGATTGATATGATTGCGCGGGTGCGTACTGGCGCCCGCAATGTGGCGACTGCCTCGGGGCAGATCAATAGCGGAAACCTCAATCTGTCCGCACGCACAGAACAGCAGGCCAGTTCGCTGGCAGAGACCGCCGCCACCATGGAGGAGTTCACTGCCACCGTGCGCCAGAATGCCGATAATGCCCGGCAGGCCAATACGCTGGCCAATAATGCGGCACAGATCGCCAGCAACGGCGGGGTGATTGTGGCTGAGCTGGTCGGCACCATGGGCGAGATCAATGGCAAGGCTCAGCAGGTTGTCGACATTATCAGCGTGATCGACAGCATTGCCTTCCAGACCAATATTCTGGCGCTCAATGCGGCCGTCGAGGCCGCGCGCGCCGGTGAACAAGGGCGCGGCTTTGCCGTGGTGGCCTCCGAGGTCCGAGCCTTAGCCCAGCGTAGCGCATCGGCGGCCAAGGAAATCAAGTTGCTGATCGAGGCATCGGTGGCTTCCAGTCATAAAGGCAATGAGCAGGCAGATCACGCCGGGGCGACCATGCAGGAAATCGTCGCGGCTATTCACCAGGTCACAAATATAGTGGGCGAAATCAGCGCCGCCAGCCGCGAACAGGCCTCCGGCATCGAGGAAATCAATACGGCCATCATGCAGATGGACGGGGTTACCCGCCAAAATGCCAGCCTGGTCGAACACTCGGCTACGGCTGCCGCCAGCCTGCAGACCCAGGCGGACACCTTGCTGCAGTTGGTGTCCAGCTTTCAGCTGCATGACGATCAGACGTTGCCCATCGATGGCGCGGCACGGCTTGCCTATCAGCGCGGTTGA
- a CDS encoding DUF2818 family protein — protein sequence MPLDFSVWLVILGALALANLPFLIDRPLAPWPWGRTLQSFGGLMRWVSALGFLALLALWAWGTLRLVGGAFGGVGNLFFIVKLLVSLVLLFVLLSLPGILARTHQVADTDPALRGKPIDPKPFIDRFLEALVGYLLIGTIGFTLELDLGNAFPQGWEFYAVTLALFLVLGYPGFVWHYLLQRRRR from the coding sequence ATGCCCCTTGATTTTTCAGTCTGGCTGGTCATTCTGGGTGCTTTGGCACTGGCCAATCTACCGTTTCTGATCGACCGCCCCTTGGCCCCCTGGCCATGGGGGCGGACGCTGCAGTCGTTTGGCGGGCTGATGCGCTGGGTTTCTGCACTGGGATTTCTGGCCTTGCTGGCCTTGTGGGCCTGGGGCACTCTGCGCCTGGTGGGTGGGGCTTTTGGCGGCGTGGGCAATTTATTCTTCATCGTCAAATTGCTGGTCAGCCTGGTGTTGCTGTTCGTACTGTTGTCTTTGCCGGGAATATTGGCGCGGACGCATCAGGTGGCGGATACCGATCCTGCGCTGCGGGGCAAGCCTATCGATCCCAAGCCCTTTATTGATCGCTTCCTAGAGGCGCTGGTCGGCTATCTGTTGATCGGCACGATAGGCTTTACGCTGGAACTCGACCTGGGCAACGCGTTTCCCCAGGGTTGGGAATTCTATGCGGTGACGCTTGCCCTGTTCCTGGTGCTGGGATATCCTGGTTTTGTCTGGCATTACCTGTTGCAGCGTCGTCGTCGCTGA
- the nuoN gene encoding NADH-quinone oxidoreductase subunit NuoN, with protein sequence MQNLFDFALATPEIVLLVLTGAVLLIDAFGTEPQRRMTFMLTMGTLLVAVVVSWGQWGEGVQGRTFSNLYVTDSLAHFLKILSAIAVAVTLIYGRAYAENRDMLLRGGELYSLSLLMLLGEFIMISAGSMLTVYLGVELMSFALYALVALRRDHLPATEAAMKYYVLGCLASGILLYGMSMIYGATGELGLAEIAQVIREGGAERLPLVFGVVFIVSGLAFKLTAAPFHMWTPDVYQGAPTTVTLLVGAAPKFAAFAIMLRLLIEALHGIAIDWQPMLLIMAALSLAIGNIVAIAQTNFKRMLAYSTISHMGFVFLGLLSGVYDGQPGASAAAYGASLFYIVIYVLTTLSTFGLILLMSRQGFECEEISDLKGLNRRNPLLAGVLLLSMFSLAGIPPLSGFYAKLVVLQALIGAGYVWLAVFAVMMSLIGAFYYLRIVKTAYFDEPDDNVMLSSGTVATRGIMSLNGLLVIGLGILPGGLMALCISVIQQSLRF encoded by the coding sequence ATGCAAAATCTTTTCGACTTCGCACTGGCGACCCCCGAGATTGTTCTGCTGGTGCTGACCGGGGCAGTACTGCTGATCGACGCCTTTGGTACTGAACCTCAGCGACGCATGACGTTCATGCTGACCATGGGCACTTTGCTGGTGGCCGTGGTGGTCTCCTGGGGCCAGTGGGGCGAAGGCGTCCAGGGACGTACCTTCAGTAATCTTTACGTCACGGATTCCCTGGCGCACTTTCTCAAGATCCTGTCTGCCATTGCGGTGGCCGTCACTTTGATCTATGGCCGGGCCTATGCTGAGAACCGCGATATGCTGTTGCGCGGGGGCGAGCTTTACTCCCTGTCCTTGCTGATGCTGCTGGGCGAGTTCATCATGATCTCGGCAGGCAGCATGCTGACGGTGTATCTGGGGGTCGAACTCATGTCCTTCGCCCTGTATGCCTTGGTGGCCCTGCGACGCGATCATCTGCCCGCGACCGAAGCGGCGATGAAATACTATGTGCTGGGCTGCCTGGCCTCGGGCATCCTGCTGTACGGCATGTCCATGATTTATGGCGCCACCGGGGAACTCGGCCTGGCTGAAATCGCCCAGGTCATCCGCGAAGGCGGCGCCGAGCGCCTGCCGCTGGTGTTTGGCGTCGTGTTCATTGTGTCGGGCCTGGCCTTCAAGCTGACCGCTGCGCCATTTCATATGTGGACGCCCGATGTCTACCAAGGAGCGCCGACCACCGTCACGCTGCTGGTGGGTGCTGCACCGAAATTCGCTGCCTTTGCGATTATGCTGCGCCTGCTGATCGAGGCCTTGCACGGCATTGCCATCGACTGGCAGCCCATGCTGCTGATCATGGCGGCACTGTCGCTGGCCATCGGCAATATCGTCGCCATTGCCCAGACCAACTTCAAGCGCATGTTGGCGTATTCCACCATTTCCCACATGGGCTTTGTCTTTCTGGGCCTGCTGTCGGGCGTCTATGATGGCCAACCGGGGGCCAGCGCAGCTGCTTATGGGGCGTCGTTGTTCTATATCGTCATTTATGTGTTGACGACGCTGTCCACCTTTGGCTTGATTCTGCTGATGTCGCGGCAGGGCTTCGAGTGCGAGGAAATCTCCGACCTCAAGGGCCTGAACCGTCGCAATCCGCTGCTGGCGGGGGTACTGCTGCTGTCCATGTTCTCGTTGGCAGGCATTCCGCCGCTGTCTGGTTTTTATGCCAAGCTGGTCGTGCTGCAGGCGCTGATCGGCGCAGGCTATGTATGGCTGGCAGTGTTTGCGGTCATGATGTCACTGATCGGCGCCTTCTATTACCTGCGAATCGTCAAGACCGCCTACTTTGATGAGCCCGATGACAATGTCATGCTCAGCTCAGGAACGGTGGCTACCCGGGGGATCATGTCGCTCAATGGCCTGCTGGTGATCGGCCTGGGCATTTTGCCAGGTGGATTGATGGCTTTGTGCATCAGCGTGATTCAGCAATCCTTGCGCTTCTGA
- a CDS encoding NADH-quinone oxidoreductase subunit M: MASSTLPWLTLSIFLPIFFGLLVLLIGRDNNLGPARVLSLVGSILSLLVTLPLYTGFNPRTADMQFVENTPWVEAFNLNYHLGIDGISVWFVLLTAFITIIVILAGWEVIKSRVAQYNAAFLILSGLMIGVFSAQDGMLFYVFFEATLIPMYIIIGAWGGPNRVYAAFKFFLYTLMGSLLTLIAFIYLWHAANGSFDVATWHQLPLGYTEQMFIFVALFAAFAVKIPMWPIHTWLPDAHVEAPTGGSIVLAAIMLKLGAYAFLRFSLPIAPDASHSLAGVMIALSLVAVIYIGLVAIVQDDMKKLVAYSSVAHMGFVTLGFFVFNVTGLEGGIIQMLSHGFVSGAMFMCIGVMYDRLHTRRIDAYGGIVNRMPRFVTFFVLFSMANAGLPGTSGFVGEFTVILGAVEYNFWIGLLAASALIWGAGYSLWMVKRVAFGPVVNEQVDGMKDICSREFLILGLLAILTLFMGIYPSFFTDLMHPSVQALLDHVAQSKL, encoded by the coding sequence ATGGCGTCTTCTACCCTTCCTTGGCTGACCCTGTCGATCTTTTTACCGATCTTCTTTGGTCTGCTCGTCCTGCTGATTGGCCGCGACAACAATCTAGGCCCCGCCCGGGTGCTGTCGCTGGTCGGCTCTATCCTCAGCCTGCTGGTCACCTTGCCCTTGTACACGGGGTTCAATCCCCGCACGGCCGATATGCAGTTCGTCGAGAATACCCCGTGGGTCGAGGCATTCAACCTCAATTACCACCTGGGGATCGACGGGATTTCGGTCTGGTTCGTATTACTCACGGCCTTCATCACCATCATCGTCATTCTGGCGGGCTGGGAAGTGATCAAATCCCGTGTGGCGCAGTACAACGCGGCTTTTCTGATTCTGTCGGGACTGATGATCGGGGTCTTCAGCGCGCAGGACGGCATGCTGTTCTACGTGTTCTTCGAGGCCACCCTGATTCCGATGTACATCATCATCGGCGCCTGGGGCGGTCCCAACCGCGTGTATGCTGCGTTCAAGTTCTTCCTGTATACCCTGATGGGGTCGCTGCTCACGCTGATCGCCTTCATCTACCTGTGGCATGCGGCCAATGGCTCGTTCGATGTGGCAACCTGGCACCAACTGCCATTGGGCTACACCGAGCAGATGTTCATCTTCGTGGCGCTGTTCGCAGCCTTTGCCGTCAAGATCCCGATGTGGCCCATCCACACCTGGCTGCCTGACGCCCACGTCGAGGCCCCCACCGGGGGGTCCATCGTACTGGCCGCCATCATGCTGAAGCTCGGGGCCTATGCTTTCCTGCGTTTCTCGCTGCCCATCGCACCCGATGCCTCGCACAGCCTGGCCGGGGTGATGATCGCCCTGTCGCTGGTAGCGGTGATTTATATCGGGCTGGTCGCCATCGTCCAGGACGACATGAAGAAGCTGGTGGCCTATTCGTCTGTGGCGCACATGGGCTTTGTCACGCTGGGTTTCTTTGTCTTCAACGTCACCGGCCTCGAAGGCGGCATCATCCAGATGTTGTCGCACGGGTTTGTGTCCGGGGCCATGTTCATGTGTATCGGCGTGATGTACGACCGGCTGCACACGCGTCGCATTGATGCCTACGGTGGCATCGTCAATCGCATGCCGCGCTTCGTCACCTTTTTTGTGTTGTTTTCCATGGCCAATGCCGGTCTGCCCGGCACCAGTGGTTTTGTCGGTGAATTCACCGTCATCCTGGGGGCTGTGGAATACAACTTCTGGATCGGTCTGCTGGCCGCATCGGCCTTGATCTGGGGTGCCGGGTATTCTCTGTGGATGGTAAAACGCGTGGCCTTTGGCCCCGTGGTCAACGAACAGGTCGATGGCATGAAGGACATTTGCAGCCGCGAATTCCTGATTCTGGGCTTGTTGGCCATCCTGACGCTATTCATGGGGATCTACCCCAGTTTCTTCACGGATCTGATGCACCCCTCGGTGCAGGCGCTGCTGGATCACGTCGCTCAATCCAAACTGTAG
- the nuoL gene encoding NADH-quinone oxidoreductase subunit L, whose amino-acid sequence MSAQSLYLLIALAPLATALVVGFFGTGFMGSWICRRAAHGLTILGVLISFVGSLIVLQQVMDGQTFNGTIYTWSMIGPYKFEIGFLIDSLTALMMVVVTGVSLMVHIYTIGYMAEDPGYNRFFSYISLFTFSMLMLVMSNNMLQLFFGWEAVGLVSYLLIGFYYSKPSAVFANLKAFMVNRVGDFGFVLGIGLLYAYTGSLNYTEVFAQADRLGAIVFPGTDWQMLTVACLCLFVGAMGKSAQAPLHVWLPDSMEGPTPISALIHAATMVTAGIFMVARFSPLYELSDTALSVMLVIGAFGAFFLGILGVIQNDIKRVVAYSTLSQLGYMVVALGASAYSVAIFHLMTHAFFKALLFLGAGSVIMGMLHDQDMRHMGGLWKRMPITWITMLIGSLALVGTPFFSGYYSKESIISAVHAANVPGAGFAYVMTLCGVFVTSLYSFRLLFLVFHGKPRYHQNHHEDHAHDEGHWTNHGDGPGIHALHGAEPKESPWVVTVPLVILAFMSVVAGVWFVDPLLFDGYFGQSITVLAQHPAMAALTAEWHGWVAYGLHGFTAFPIVLLLAGLVVAWYCWLVNPAVPAAFARVFAPVYRLLDNKYYFDWFNEQIVARFARALGRGLWQGGDRGIIDGIIVNGSARLVGATAATVRLLQSGYIYHYAFAMIIGIMVFLTFFVLMVP is encoded by the coding sequence ATGTCTGCACAAAGTCTTTATTTATTGATTGCGCTGGCTCCGCTGGCGACAGCGCTGGTGGTCGGTTTTTTCGGCACCGGCTTCATGGGGTCCTGGATCTGTCGACGCGCTGCCCATGGCCTGACCATCCTGGGGGTGTTGATTTCGTTTGTCGGTTCGTTGATCGTGCTGCAACAGGTGATGGATGGGCAGACCTTCAATGGCACCATCTATACCTGGTCCATGATCGGGCCGTATAAGTTCGAGATCGGCTTTCTGATCGATTCCCTGACTGCCCTGATGATGGTGGTGGTCACCGGCGTGTCGCTGATGGTGCACATCTACACCATAGGCTACATGGCAGAAGACCCCGGCTATAACCGTTTCTTCTCTTATATTTCCCTGTTCACGTTCTCCATGCTGATGCTGGTGATGTCGAACAATATGCTGCAGCTGTTCTTCGGCTGGGAAGCCGTCGGTCTGGTGTCCTATCTGCTGATCGGTTTTTATTACTCGAAGCCCTCCGCTGTGTTCGCCAACCTCAAGGCCTTCATGGTCAACCGCGTGGGCGATTTCGGCTTTGTGCTGGGCATAGGCCTGCTGTACGCCTACACCGGCAGCCTGAACTACACCGAGGTCTTTGCCCAGGCTGACCGTCTGGGGGCAATCGTCTTCCCGGGGACCGACTGGCAGATGCTGACGGTGGCCTGTCTGTGCCTGTTTGTGGGTGCCATGGGTAAATCCGCTCAAGCGCCGCTGCACGTCTGGCTGCCCGACTCGATGGAAGGCCCGACCCCGATTTCCGCCCTGATCCACGCCGCCACGATGGTGACGGCCGGTATCTTCATGGTGGCGCGGTTTTCACCACTCTACGAACTCTCCGACACAGCGCTATCCGTGATGCTGGTGATCGGTGCCTTTGGGGCCTTCTTCCTGGGTATCCTGGGGGTCATCCAGAACGACATCAAGCGCGTGGTGGCTTATTCCACCCTGTCCCAGTTGGGCTATATGGTGGTGGCGCTGGGCGCTTCGGCCTACTCGGTCGCCATCTTCCACTTGATGACCCACGCTTTCTTCAAGGCGCTGCTGTTCCTGGGCGCCGGCTCGGTCATCATGGGCATGTTGCACGATCAGGACATGCGTCACATGGGCGGGCTGTGGAAGCGCATGCCGATCACCTGGATCACGATGCTGATCGGCAGTCTGGCCTTGGTCGGGACGCCGTTCTTCTCCGGCTATTACTCCAAGGAAAGCATTATTTCCGCTGTCCATGCCGCGAACGTCCCAGGCGCGGGCTTTGCCTACGTCATGACCTTGTGCGGTGTGTTCGTCACCTCGCTGTATTCCTTCCGCCTGTTGTTCCTGGTATTTCACGGCAAACCCCGCTACCACCAGAATCACCACGAAGACCATGCTCACGATGAAGGTCATTGGACCAACCATGGCGATGGTCCGGGCATCCATGCTCTGCATGGTGCCGAACCCAAGGAATCTCCTTGGGTGGTCACCGTGCCGCTGGTCATTCTGGCCTTTATGTCGGTCGTGGCGGGTGTCTGGTTTGTTGATCCCTTGCTGTTCGACGGCTACTTTGGGCAATCCATCACGGTACTGGCCCAGCACCCCGCCATGGCTGCCTTGACCGCCGAATGGCATGGTTGGGTCGCCTATGGCCTGCATGGCTTCACGGCGTTCCCGATCGTGCTGTTGCTGGCTGGGCTGGTGGTGGCCTGGTATTGCTGGCTGGTCAATCCGGCGGTGCCGGCGGCCTTCGCCCGCGTCTTTGCGCCGGTCTATCGTCTGTTGGACAACAAGTACTACTTTGATTGGTTCAACGAGCAGATCGTGGCCCGCTTCGCCCGTGCTCTGGGCCGAGGCCTGTGGCAGGGTGGTGATCGCGGCATCATCGACGGCATCATCGTCAATGGCAGTGCTCGGCTGGTGGGGGCGACCGCCGCCACTGTCCGTCTGCTGCAGTCCGGCTACATCTACCACTACGCCTTCGCCATGATCATCGGCATCATGGTGTTTCTCACATTCTTCGTCCTGATGGTTCCTTGA
- the nuoK gene encoding NADH-quinone oxidoreductase subunit NuoK: protein MEIGLSHYLIVGAILFATGVFGFFLNRRNLIVLLMSIELILLSANMNFVAFSAWSGNPDGQVFVFFVLTVAAAEAAIGLAILVLLFRNLSNISVDKLDQLKG from the coding sequence ATGGAAATCGGACTTAGCCATTATCTGATTGTCGGGGCAATCCTGTTTGCCACGGGTGTATTCGGGTTTTTTCTCAATCGGCGCAACCTGATCGTGCTGCTGATGTCGATCGAGCTCATTCTGCTCTCCGCCAACATGAATTTTGTCGCGTTTTCCGCCTGGTCGGGCAATCCTGACGGGCAGGTATTCGTGTTTTTCGTGCTGACCGTCGCTGCCGCCGAGGCTGCCATCGGGCTGGCCATTCTGGTGCTGCTGTTCCGTAATCTCAGCAACATCAGTGTTGACAAGCTTGACCAGCTGAAGGGGTAA
- a CDS encoding NADH-quinone oxidoreductase subunit J — protein sequence MSFDSILFYLLAIVLVVAAFRVITATSPVTGVLHLILAFFTASMMWMLIQAEFLALALVIVYVGAVMVLFLFVVMMLDMRLEGLQSGMKVYLPLGLVIGGIMVAEMVFVVLRAWGNAPPLQLPADNVDNTLVLGTAMYTHFAYAVQIGGLILLVGMIAAIALTMRARTDYKRTHPNRQVRVKAADRIRVVQMATVVDTPAESEGAEK from the coding sequence ATGAGTTTTGATTCAATTCTTTTTTATCTGTTGGCCATTGTGCTGGTCGTGGCGGCGTTTCGCGTCATCACGGCTACCAGCCCCGTCACTGGGGTCTTGCACCTGATTCTGGCCTTTTTCACAGCCTCCATGATGTGGATGCTGATCCAGGCCGAGTTCCTGGCCTTGGCCCTGGTGATCGTCTATGTCGGCGCCGTGATGGTGCTGTTCCTGTTCGTGGTGATGATGCTGGACATGCGCCTGGAAGGCCTCCAGAGCGGCATGAAGGTCTATCTGCCTTTGGGGCTGGTCATCGGTGGGATCATGGTGGCCGAAATGGTCTTTGTGGTGCTGCGTGCCTGGGGCAATGCGCCGCCGCTGCAATTGCCGGCTGATAACGTCGACAATACCCTGGTGCTGGGGACCGCCATGTACACGCATTTCGCGTATGCCGTGCAGATTGGTGGGCTGATCCTGCTGGTGGGTATGATTGCCGCCATTGCCCTGACCATGCGCGCCCGCACCGACTATAAACGCACCCACCCCAACCGCCAGGTTCGGGTCAAGGCTGCCGATCGCATCCGCGTGGTGCAGATGGCCACCGTGGTGGATACCCCAGCCGAATCCGAAGGAGCCGAAAAATGA
- the nuoI gene encoding NADH-quinone oxidoreductase subunit NuoI → MEAIKDFFGSLMLKEMLEGMRLTGKYFFKRKITLRYPMENTPTSPRFRGLHAQRRYDNGEERCIACKLCEAVCPALAITIESEQREDGSRRTTRYDIDLAKCIFCGFCEEACPTDAIVETHLYEYHGEKRGDLYYTKDMLLAVGDRYEPEIAARRAADAPYR, encoded by the coding sequence ATGGAAGCAATCAAAGACTTCTTCGGCAGTCTGATGCTGAAGGAAATGCTCGAAGGCATGCGCCTGACGGGCAAATACTTCTTCAAGCGCAAGATCACCTTGCGCTACCCGATGGAAAACACGCCTACGTCGCCGCGTTTCCGTGGTCTGCATGCGCAGCGCCGCTACGATAACGGCGAGGAACGTTGCATTGCCTGCAAGCTTTGCGAGGCCGTCTGTCCGGCATTGGCCATTACCATCGAATCAGAACAGCGCGAGGACGGCAGCCGTCGCACCACACGCTACGATATCGATCTGGCCAAGTGCATCTTCTGTGGTTTCTGCGAAGAAGCCTGTCCGACCGATGCCATCGTCGAGACCCATCTGTACGAATACCACGGCGAAAAACGAGGTGATCTGTACTACACCAAGGACATGCTGCTGGCCGTGGGGGATCGCTACGAGCCGGAAATCGCCGCCCGTCGCGCCGCCGACGCACCTTATCGCTGA
- the nuoH gene encoding NADH-quinone oxidoreductase subunit NuoH, with protein MDWLNILNAYGTEMIGATPWLVVWTLVKIVVIAVPIILCVAYLTYWERKMIGFMHVRLGPNRVGYRGLLQPFADVFKLLTKELIVPSKANPVLYIVAPIVTLTPALAAWAVIPFQPEVVLANINAGLLFILAITSVGVYGVIVAGWASNSKYALLAALRASAQMVSYELAVGFVLVTVLLVSGTLNLSGIVQGQGMGWFADHGVSILSWNWLPLFPLFIIYIIASVAETNRHPFDMAECESEIVAGHMVEYSGMGFALFFLGEYANMILLSAMAAVMFLGGWLPPLDIAPFTWVPGWLWLGIKTFVVVSMFIWFRATFPRYRYDQIMRLGWKVFIPLTGVWLVVVAIWMQTPWNIWQQ; from the coding sequence ATGGACTGGTTGAATATCCTTAACGCCTACGGTACCGAGATGATCGGTGCCACCCCTTGGCTGGTGGTCTGGACGCTGGTGAAAATCGTCGTCATTGCCGTCCCCATCATCCTGTGCGTGGCTTATCTCACGTACTGGGAACGCAAGATGATCGGCTTCATGCACGTGCGCCTGGGGCCTAACCGCGTCGGCTATCGCGGCCTGTTGCAGCCGTTTGCCGATGTGTTCAAGCTGCTGACCAAGGAACTCATCGTCCCCAGCAAAGCCAACCCGGTCCTGTATATTGTGGCGCCCATTGTGACGCTGACACCGGCGCTGGCGGCCTGGGCGGTGATTCCGTTCCAGCCTGAAGTCGTGCTGGCCAACATCAATGCCGGACTGCTGTTCATCCTGGCCATCACGTCGGTCGGTGTGTACGGCGTGATTGTGGCTGGCTGGGCGTCCAATTCCAAATACGCTCTGTTGGCTGCCCTGCGCGCTTCGGCTCAGATGGTTTCCTACGAATTGGCGGTGGGCTTTGTCCTGGTGACGGTGCTGCTGGTCTCGGGCACACTGAATCTCTCTGGCATCGTCCAGGGGCAGGGGATGGGCTGGTTTGCCGATCATGGCGTCAGCATTCTGTCCTGGAACTGGCTGCCGCTGTTCCCGCTGTTCATCATCTACATCATCGCTTCGGTGGCCGAAACCAACCGCCACCCCTTCGACATGGCTGAGTGCGAGTCCGAAATCGTCGCCGGCCATATGGTCGAATACTCGGGCATGGGCTTCGCCCTGTTCTTCCTGGGCGAATATGCCAATATGATTTTGCTGTCGGCCATGGCAGCGGTCATGTTCCTGGGCGGCTGGCTGCCGCCGCTGGATATCGCGCCCTTTACCTGGGTGCCGGGCTGGCTCTGGCTGGGCATCAAGACCTTTGTCGTCGTATCCATGTTCATTTGGTTCCGCGCCACCTTCCCGCGCTACCGCTACGACCAGATCATGCGTCTGGGCTGGAAGGTCTTCATCCCCCTGACGGGGGTCTGGCTGGTGGTGGTGGCGATCTGGATGCAGACGCCCTGGAACATCTGGCAGCAGTAA